The following proteins are encoded in a genomic region of Pan troglodytes isolate AG18354 chromosome 2, NHGRI_mPanTro3-v2.0_pri, whole genome shotgun sequence:
- the ANAPC13 gene encoding anaphase-promoting complex subunit 13: protein MDSEVQRDGRILDLIDDAWREDKLPYEDVAIPLNELPEPEQDNGGTTESVKEQEMKWTDLALQYLHENVPPIGN from the exons ATGGACAGTGAGGTTCAGAGAGATGGAAGGATCTTGGATTTGATTGATGATGCTTGGCGAGAAGACAAGCTGCCTTATGAGGATGTCGCAATACCACTG AATGAGCTTCCTGAACCTGAACAAGACAATGGTGGCACCACAGAATCTGTCAAAGAACAAGAAATGAAGTGGACAGACTTAGCCTTACAGTACCTCCATGAGAATGTTCCCCCCATTGGAAACTGA